In Coregonus clupeaformis isolate EN_2021a chromosome 5, ASM2061545v1, whole genome shotgun sequence, the sequence AGACAGttacaaaaacattttattttacttttttcaaCTTCCCTTGTAAATTCCCATGTTATTATGTGGTGATGTTTGATGCTCATAttgaccatctctctctcaccgtgtCTATCTCTGCCCCTACAGGCAGCGGGCgggtaaacctggtggccatccCCCCGGTGGTGACCAGCCCTCGGGACATGGCCCTGGCAGCGGTCATCTGCAGCGCTCTGGCCACCGTGCTGCTGGCCCTGCTCATCCTCTGTGTCATCTACTTCAAGAGACAGCTGCTGGAGAAGAAGCCCAGCGGTGAGTGACCAACTTGAGCTTGAAAGAAGTCATTACAATGGTGTGGAAATCTCAGTGGAGCATTGGGACCAACAGGTGGCTTTGCTTTAGAAATATAGCAGCTACtatcttgcacttgtttggggtcTCCATTATGAAAAAAGTGTATTTTTTACCTCAGCATCTCAAAGGTCCCAGGACGGTCCATACAGTGGGGCTGAGTTGTCGTGCCTGGACCGACGGAGGCTCCATGACTTCCCTCAGCGCCCATGCTGCCAGTGTCACCAGGGGCCAGGCCACACCTGTGGTAGGTCCTATTACTGGTGGGCTTCTACATTCACATCACTCTTTATGAGCCTTGGTTCTCAAACAGGTCACTCTGTCAAGTTGTATGGAGTCTTTGACTGTATTACTATGGTACTGGCATTGCTGTACACTGAGGCTTCAAGGCCAGGTCATCCATGCTTTCTGATGGTTGGCGGTTGGTCACACGGTTTTTCCTGTGTGATCTCCAGGCCCAGTGCACCTGATCCCCTCCCTGTGCTGTGATGAAAGCTGCAGTTTGGGCTGGAGCAGAGACACCAGCCCCTTCCAGTCACAGATCAGCCTCAACGAGGGGTGAGGACCATGACACAACACCACTCACCTCACCTCCACTCAAAACCATTAACCACGATTAATTAACCACCAATCAACATCATTTCACATTGTTCAACACCATACACCATCATAATTCATCAACACCAATCACCATCTATTCTAGTACATGGATGCCCAAATATGACAGTCAGAAAAACCAATAACAAGCACAGCAACTGATATTGTTTGACATCATGTCTCCTGGAATCCCAGAAAGACCTAGAAGTGTAGATAGACATACAGTAAACCATTGCTGTGGTGGATAATGTTTGCGAAACCGAACAACATTCCTTTACACACCTCTGGTTCAGAACAGGAAGAGAAACACGGACAAGGCCAACAACAATCTTGTTATGGTGTTAACTTTGGGTCTGTTTGGGAGATTACTGTCAGAGAATTGCCTCCCTGGGACTGTGGTTGGATCATTACTGATGGGACTGGGAGAGATTTATGCTGCTGACACGGCCTCCATTTTCCCCTACAGATGCGGCGTGAATCCCTGTGAGGAGAACGTCCTGGCCTATCTGAAAGCCCATCCAGAGCCCTGCATCTCCAGAGAGGCCGACGAGACATGGCCGCTCATGCAGAACCCCGACTGTGCCGAGAGCTTGGGACCGCCCAGCTGCAACCGAGAACCAACAGAGAGGAGCGATGTGGAGGAAGAGGGTGAAGAGGac encodes:
- the LOC121558698 gene encoding tumor necrosis factor receptor superfamily member 19-like codes for the protein MAWMLGHTWLLLLTLHVIYSSLVPVTAEEETRECREQEYKDQLGNCKPCKQCDAGQELSKECGFGYGEDARCVPCRSNRFKEDWSLQKCKPCLDCGLNNRFQKGNCSTTSNAVCGDCLPGFYRKTKLSGFQDMECIPCGDPPPPYEPHCSGRVNLVAIPPVVTSPRDMALAAVICSALATVLLALLILCVIYFKRQLLEKKPSASQRSQDGPYSGAELSCLDRRRLHDFPQRPCCQCHQGPGHTCGPVHLIPSLCCDESCSLGWSRDTSPFQSQISLNEGCGVNPCEENVLAYLKAHPEPCISREADETWPLMQNPDCAESLGPPSCNREPTERSDVEEEGEEDKEEEEEGGRSSEDTQEKSNEQARQSQEKTGALTEVLLPKQQPSSLEG